The Peptococcaceae bacterium 1198_IL3148 genome window below encodes:
- a CDS encoding IS110 family transposase → MKYNQNDKIKQITEDTLVVGVDIASEVQYARAFDYRGIEVGKLFKFNNDDSGFSSFVEWIEELKAKYQKNYAMIGMEPTGHYWFPIAQYIKDLQMKVALVNPFHVKRSKELDDNNPSKNDRKDPKTIAMLVKDGRYCVPYIAEGIYSELRNSMSTRSRLVKELNIIRNRVKRWISIYFPEFNKVFGKWEGKAALMVLKEFPTPEKVIKLGIEGIVATWRKEIKRAVGIKRATKLVKAAEATVGVRQGLRSAENELSCLLEEYALVMRQYEKTMVLIEELAMQLPGMEEMLKIKGVGLATAAGFIAEVGDITRFEHPKQVQKLAGLSLKENSSGKHKGRTTISKRGRKRLRALLFQCIMPMVAKNKEFKELHWYYTTREQNPLKKKQSLILLCCKLIRIFFALLTKNVVYNPQKMINDIKRPAKQLAA, encoded by the coding sequence ATGAAGTATAACCAGAATGATAAAATTAAGCAAATCACAGAAGACACGCTAGTAGTGGGTGTAGATATTGCTAGCGAGGTCCAATACGCTAGAGCTTTTGATTACAGAGGAATTGAAGTTGGCAAACTTTTTAAATTTAACAATGATGATAGTGGTTTTTCTTCATTTGTAGAGTGGATTGAAGAGCTAAAAGCAAAGTATCAAAAAAATTATGCCATGATTGGAATGGAACCTACTGGCCATTATTGGTTTCCTATAGCTCAATATATAAAAGATCTTCAAATGAAAGTAGCACTGGTTAATCCATTTCATGTCAAACGAAGCAAAGAATTAGACGACAATAACCCAAGCAAGAATGACCGAAAGGATCCAAAAACCATAGCAATGCTGGTTAAGGATGGCCGATACTGTGTGCCGTATATAGCGGAAGGTATTTATAGCGAGTTGCGCAACTCAATGAGTACTCGTTCGAGATTAGTGAAAGAACTGAACATTATTCGTAACAGAGTAAAGCGGTGGATAAGTATATACTTTCCGGAGTTCAATAAGGTTTTTGGAAAGTGGGAAGGGAAAGCTGCTTTAATGGTATTAAAAGAGTTTCCTACCCCTGAGAAAGTAATAAAACTTGGTATTGAAGGCATTGTAGCTACATGGAGAAAAGAGATCAAAAGAGCTGTTGGAATTAAACGTGCAACCAAGCTAGTTAAAGCTGCAGAAGCTACAGTGGGTGTGCGTCAAGGGTTAAGATCTGCAGAAAACGAATTAAGCTGTTTGCTAGAAGAATATGCGTTAGTTATGCGGCAGTACGAAAAAACGATGGTCTTAATCGAAGAATTAGCAATGCAACTGCCAGGTATGGAAGAAATGCTAAAGATAAAGGGTGTCGGATTAGCAACTGCAGCAGGATTCATAGCTGAAGTTGGTGACATCACAAGATTTGAACATCCAAAGCAAGTGCAGAAACTAGCTGGGCTATCGCTCAAAGAGAACAGCTCAGGAAAGCATAAGGGAAGAACAACCATCAGCAAACGAGGCAGGAAAAGGTTAAGGGCTCTACTGTTTCAATGCATAATGCCAATGGTTGCTAAAAACAAAGAATTTAAAGAATTGCACTGGTACTATACAACCAGGGAGCAGAATCCACTAAAGAAAAAACAGTCATTGATACTTCTTTGCTGTAAGCTGATTAGAATCTTCTTTGCGTTGTTGACAAAAAATGTAGTGTATAATCCACAAAAAATGATAAATGACATAAAGAGACCTGCAAAGCAATTAGCAGCGTAA
- a CDS encoding tRNA-binding protein: MDLANVDDFFKVDIRIGTVIKVEDFPEARRPAYKIWVDFGAEVGVKKSSAQITDLYTKEELLNRQVVAVVNFPPRQVGPFRSEILILGTAQSDKSVVLLQPERPVANGLRIC, encoded by the coding sequence ATGGACTTAGCAAATGTAGATGATTTTTTCAAGGTGGATATTCGCATCGGCACTGTGATTAAGGTGGAAGATTTCCCCGAGGCCCGACGGCCGGCTTATAAAATTTGGGTGGACTTTGGTGCAGAGGTGGGAGTGAAGAAGTCCAGCGCCCAAATTACCGATTTATATACAAAGGAAGAATTACTCAACCGTCAGGTGGTGGCGGTGGTTAATTTTCCTCCGCGGCAAGTGGGGCCTTTTCGCTCAGAAATTCTTATTTTAGGCACCGCCCAAAGTGATAAATCTGTGGTGCTGCTGCAACCGGAGCGTCCGGTGGCCAACGGCTTAAGAATATGTTAA
- a CDS encoding DUF4342 domain-containing protein, producing the protein MTNELENIDLLRARVGVGYREAKEALDEVDGDVVQALINLEERGRHLSEKLQGRSKEVMGQFRQFLSKGHNTKIKVKKDGETVLEIPATVGVAGIVGAMYSNELALLGVAGAVAAMANDYRFEIEVPMEQATDYTSNYRSYL; encoded by the coding sequence ATGACCAATGAGTTAGAAAACATAGATCTACTGCGGGCTCGGGTTGGAGTGGGTTACCGAGAGGCCAAAGAGGCTCTAGATGAAGTGGATGGAGATGTTGTGCAAGCATTAATTAACCTGGAGGAACGAGGTCGACATTTATCGGAAAAACTACAAGGCCGCAGCAAAGAAGTGATGGGTCAATTTCGCCAATTTTTGAGCAAAGGTCACAACACAAAGATTAAAGTGAAAAAGGACGGCGAAACAGTGCTAGAAATTCCCGCCACCGTAGGCGTGGCCGGAATAGTTGGCGCTATGTACAGTAACGAATTGGCACTACTGGGGGTGGCCGGTGCTGTTGCGGCCATGGCCAACGACTACCGCTTTGAAATAGAAGTGCCAATGGAACAGGCTACCGACTATACTAGCAATTATCGATCCTATCTTTAA
- the recO gene encoding DNA repair protein RecO, translated as MRQYDVEAVVLRSKTIREADKLVTIFSRQRGKQRVMAYGAAKANSRKRGAVQPLCHSQMMLSRGKVLDSITQCAGISFFTEIVSNLEKMTVAFYFCELMDILNEENEPNEPLFILLLTTLKWLNQPTIDFAAVEKLQAGFEMKMLGLLGYMPELGSCVNCGGDLTGKLTFSVDEGGVICGHCYQPENRVFAIKYPTVQLLRQLLTTKPGELALLQPDKWTFEQTKNILKALTRYHLERRAKSLDFLEVLHKNTPNRDK; from the coding sequence GTGAGGCAATACGATGTAGAAGCGGTGGTTTTGCGCTCCAAAACCATTCGCGAAGCGGATAAATTGGTCACTATTTTTTCTCGGCAACGGGGTAAGCAAAGGGTAATGGCCTATGGCGCTGCCAAAGCCAATAGCCGCAAGCGGGGGGCGGTGCAACCGCTGTGCCATTCCCAAATGATGCTCAGCCGGGGTAAGGTGTTGGATTCTATCACCCAGTGTGCTGGCATTAGTTTTTTTACTGAAATTGTTAGCAATTTAGAAAAAATGACTGTGGCCTTTTATTTTTGCGAATTAATGGATATCTTAAATGAAGAAAACGAGCCCAATGAACCATTATTTATCTTGCTGCTAACTACCCTTAAATGGTTAAATCAGCCCACAATAGATTTTGCCGCGGTAGAAAAACTACAGGCCGGCTTTGAAATGAAGATGTTAGGTTTGCTGGGCTATATGCCGGAACTGGGCAGTTGCGTAAATTGCGGTGGGGATTTAACGGGTAAACTGACCTTTAGCGTTGATGAAGGGGGCGTTATCTGTGGCCACTGCTATCAACCGGAAAACAGGGTGTTTGCCATTAAGTATCCCACAGTGCAGTTGCTAAGACAGTTACTTACCACCAAGCCCGGTGAGCTGGCTTTATTGCAGCCGGATAAATGGACTTTTGAGCAAACAAAGAACATTTTAAAGGCTTTGACACGGTACCACTTGGAAAGACGGGCTAAATCGTTGGATTTTCTGGAAGTGTTGCATAAAAATACTCCAAATAGGGATAAATAA
- the galU gene encoding UTP--glucose-1-phosphate uridylyltransferase GalU, translating into MKVRKAVIPAAGLGTRFLPVTKALPKEMLPIVDKPTIQYIIEEAVNSGIEDILIITSRGKWPIVDYFDRSPELETSLEDKGKVEQLEMIKRLSSLANIHYIRQNEPLGLGHAIYCAKSFIAGEPFAVLLGDDIVKSDVPALKQLIMVAEQHNSSVVGVREVPEADVNKYGIVDTSDQEGPIYQVRDFIEKPALEDAPSRLAIMGRYILNPSIFKCLEDLPAGANGEIQLTDALRVLRMLEPIYACQFEGTRYDAGDKLGYLKATVEFALESPDLGPGFARYLAELYQNRTK; encoded by the coding sequence GTGAAAGTGCGTAAGGCAGTAATACCAGCAGCTGGGTTGGGAACCCGGTTTTTGCCGGTCACCAAAGCTTTACCTAAAGAAATGTTACCAATAGTAGATAAACCCACAATTCAATACATAATTGAAGAGGCTGTAAATTCTGGTATTGAGGACATTTTGATTATTACCAGCAGAGGAAAGTGGCCAATAGTGGATTACTTTGATCGTTCACCGGAACTGGAGACATCTCTGGAAGATAAGGGTAAAGTAGAACAGTTGGAAATGATCAAGAGGTTGTCCAGCTTGGCCAACATTCATTACATTAGGCAGAATGAACCGCTGGGACTGGGCCACGCCATTTATTGTGCCAAGTCATTTATAGCCGGTGAACCCTTTGCGGTGTTGTTGGGTGATGATATTGTTAAGTCCGATGTGCCGGCTTTAAAGCAATTAATTATGGTTGCCGAGCAACACAACTCCAGTGTAGTCGGGGTCAGAGAGGTGCCGGAAGCAGATGTTAACAAATACGGGATTGTAGATACCTCGGATCAAGAGGGGCCCATTTATCAGGTTAGGGATTTTATTGAAAAACCAGCGTTAGAGGACGCCCCTTCGAGATTAGCCATTATGGGTAGATACATTTTAAATCCGTCTATCTTTAAGTGTTTAGAAGACTTGCCCGCCGGTGCCAATGGAGAAATTCAGTTGACGGATGCTTTGCGGGTGCTGAGAATGTTAGAACCAATATATGCCTGCCAGTTTGAGGGCACCCGTTATGACGCCGGGGATAAATTGGGTTACTTAAAGGCCACAGTGGAATTTGCTTTAGAATCCCCAGATTTAGGGCCTGGGTTTGCCCGGTATTTAGCAGAGTTGTATCAAAATAGAACTAAATAA
- a CDS encoding spore coat protein — translation MAAQYGAHEVMELHEVLTDAIDGINQFELYKPHVTDQQLSSMIDKHINFMTNEYNMMVQALNQQGMAEARPYRAPITSQPIYGLNNPAPQSPHTATGKLNDRDIASGMLGCHKSSAIMKSMAALECADLNLRRMVQQGSINCSEMAYEVWQYMNQNGYYQVPTMKQMTTNTMINTYTPANMGPMNNMNQMGDMDNTNKGILNLGMDLSYNQ, via the coding sequence ATGGCCGCACAATACGGTGCCCACGAAGTAATGGAATTACATGAAGTACTTACTGATGCTATCGATGGAATTAATCAGTTTGAACTGTACAAACCCCATGTCACTGATCAACAACTATCATCTATGATTGACAAACACATTAATTTTATGACCAATGAATACAATATGATGGTTCAAGCCCTAAATCAACAAGGCATGGCTGAAGCTCGTCCATATCGCGCTCCCATCACCAGCCAACCCATTTATGGTTTAAATAACCCCGCTCCCCAAAGTCCTCACACTGCCACCGGCAAGCTAAATGATCGGGATATCGCCAGTGGTATGTTAGGTTGTCATAAATCATCTGCCATTATGAAATCCATGGCGGCTTTAGAATGCGCTGATTTGAATCTGAGAAGAATGGTGCAGCAAGGCTCCATCAATTGTTCCGAAATGGCTTACGAAGTTTGGCAATATATGAACCAAAATGGTTACTACCAAGTGCCAACCATGAAACAAATGACTACCAATACTATGATTAATACTTATACCCCCGCAAATATGGGCCCCATGAATAATATGAATCAGATGGGTGATATGGACAATACAAACAAGGGAATTTTGAATTTAGGCATGGATCTCAGTTATAACCAGTAG
- a CDS encoding VanZ family protein — protein sequence MKLLQLLIRTLPFLYMSLIWYLSSKPSDAIVNTGLTFDATLKESLHLIEFAVLYGLWLLAFSTKGPITPKGSKTAALLAIAYGLIDEIHQSFVPYRSATLWDFTKDTIGVVVSMYIVSRILWPNAPPRHKHNTHK from the coding sequence ATGAAATTATTACAATTGCTAATTAGAACACTACCCTTTCTGTACATGAGTTTAATTTGGTACCTATCAAGTAAGCCCAGTGATGCCATTGTTAACACTGGGCTTACTTTTGACGCTACCCTTAAAGAATCCCTGCACCTGATAGAGTTTGCAGTATTATATGGCCTGTGGCTGCTGGCCTTCTCAACCAAAGGGCCAATCACCCCCAAAGGCAGTAAAACGGCGGCGCTATTGGCAATTGCCTACGGTTTAATCGATGAGATCCATCAATCCTTTGTGCCATACCGATCAGCTACCCTTTGGGATTTTACCAAAGACACCATTGGCGTTGTGGTTAGCATGTACATTGTAAGTAGAATACTGTGGCCCAATGCCCCACCACGCCATAAACAT